The following nucleotide sequence is from Enterobacteriaceae endosymbiont of Donacia provostii.
TTATAAGGATGTAAACCATCTACATCTTTTTTAGGATTTATTGTTTCTATTATTTTAATAAAATTAATTTTTTTAGGTAAAGGTAATTGTATTAAAATACCATCTATATAATTATTGTTATTTAATAAATTAATTATTTTTAAAATTTCACTTTCATTAATTTTATTAGATAAATTATAATAATAATAAAAAAACCCTAATTTTTTACACATTTCTAATTTATTTTTTATATAAATTTGAGATGATAAATTATTTCCAACTAATATAACTCCTAAACCAGGTTTTCTTTTTTTATATAAAAAAAGATTTTTCATTTTTTTATATATTTTAATATATATTTCTTTGGCAATAATATGTCCATTAATAATTTTAGCATTCATTTAAGATAACTCATTATAAAAAATAATAAATAAAATAATTTAATTAATTTGAATATATATCATAATAATGATATATTACTTATAATATTTTTGCGCTCTTAGCTCAGTTGGATAGAGCAATAGCCTTCTAAGCTATTTGTCACAGGTTCAAATCCTGTAGAGCGCAAAATAATTTAAACAAAAAATATTAAATTTATTCAAGATTTTTAATACATACATAAAAAGATTGTTTTAAATCTTCTATTAAATCTTTTGGATTTTCAATTATAATAGACAAACGTAAAAGTGAATTGGAAATTCCTGTATTTTTTATTTCTTTTGGAGTTATACAAGAATATGTCATTGTAGATGAATGAGAAATTAAACTTTCCATACCTCCAAAAGATTCAGCTAAAGTAAATAATTTTAATGAATGTAAAAATATTTTTAACATCTTTTTAGAACCATTAAATTCAAAACTCAATACAGCTCCAAAAATTTTTTGTTGCTTTTTAGCTATTTCATGACCAATATTATCTATAATTGATGGATGATATATTTTTTTAACTAATTTATGTTTTTTTAAAAATTCAATTATTATTAATGTATTTTTTTGAGCTATTTTTAATCTCGGATATAATGTTCTCATTCCTCTTAATAATAAATAACTGTCAAATATAGAACTAGTTATTCCTATATTATTATCACACCATAATAATTTATTAAGATAATTAAGATTTTTAGTAATAATAGTACCAATAATTATATCAGAGTTTCCATTTAAATATTTAGTACATGAATGTATTACTATGTTAGCTCCTAAATTTAATGAATTTTGTAATAAAGAACTTAATAATGTGTTATAAACAACACTAAGTGCATTTAAATATTTAATTTTATGACAATAATAAGTTATATTAATAACCCTTAATAAGAGGTTGCTAGGAGTTTCCATAAATATTAGTTTAGGTTTATTTTTTATAACATGTAAAAATTTTTTTTTATTATACATAGCTATAAATTTAATTTTATATATTCCCCTATCTTGTAAACTTTTAAATAATCTAAAACTATCACCATAACAATCTTTAGGACAGATAATTAAATCTCCTGGTTTTAAAAAAATAATAATTGTTAAATAAATTACAGCCATCCTACTACTAGTTAGTATACATCCTAAACCATTTTTTAATAATGAAATAATTTTTTGTACAGAATCTCTTGTAGGATTACTTTTTCTTGAATAATTATATTTTCTAGGTTTATTAAAACCTTTAAAACTATATGTACTAGTTAAATACAAAGGAGATAAAACACTCCCATATTTTTTATCTGTATTTAATCTTTCATAAACAGATAATGTTCTTCTTTTATAAGAATGTATCATATTTATTTATAAATAATTATATAATATATAATTTACTATATATTAAAATATAAATATGCATATATTTTTAATAATTTATTAATAATTAATATCTAATATTTTATATATTATAAAAACAAGCATATTTTTTGGGTCGTACAGGATTTGAACCTGTGACCAATTGATTAAAAGTCAACTGCTCTACCAACTGAGCTAACGACCCAAATTTATTTTATTTAATTTATGGGTGATGACGGATTTGAACCGCCGACCCCCTCCTTGTAAGGGAGATACTCTACCAACTGAGCTAATCACCCAATAATATCTATATGCTATTCTTTTTATTACTTAAATGTCAATATTTTTATTAAAATTTTTATAAAAAAAAATATAATTATTATATTATAATAAAAATATTATAATTTAAAATTAAAATTAATAATTTTATATATTATGAAAATCACAACTCGATTTGCACCCAGTCCTACTGGTTATTTACACATAGGAAATGTTCGTACTGCTTTATATTCATGGTTATTTGCTAGAAAACATAATGGTTCTTTTATTTTACGTATTGAAGATACTGATTTTAAAAGATCTAATAATATTTTTATTAAAAATATTATTGAAACATTAAAATGGTTAAATATTGATTGGGATAAAGGTCCATACTTACAAAGTCAAAGATTAAATAGATATAATGATATTATTACATTTTTATTAAAAAGTAAAAACGCATATAAATGTTATTGTTCTAAAGAAAAAATAAAAAAAAATGAATTATATCAAAGTAATATTAAATATTCTTGTGGATGTAAAAACATTAAAAATATTTCTCAGAAACCTTATGCAGTAAGATTATATATTCCTAAAAATAAAAATATTACATTTACAGATACTATTAGAGGAAAAATTACATTTCAAAATAATTTGTTAGAAGATTTTATAATTCAACGTACAAATGGTATGCCTACATATAATTTTTGTGTAGTAATAGATGATTGGGATATGAAAATAACTCATGTTATTAGAGGTGAAGAACATATTAATAATACTCCAAAACAAATACATATTATTAATGCTATTGGTGCATCAATACCCTCTTATACTCATGTATCAGTAATTACTGATTTATCAGGTAAAAAAATTTCTAAAAGAAATAATAATTTTAATATTTTAAAATATAAAGAAGATGGTTATTTACCTAACGCATTATTAAATTATATTTTACGATTAGGTTGGTCATTTAATAATAAAGAAATTTTTTCAATAGAAGAAATGAAAAAATTATTTAATTTAAAAAATTTAAGTAAATCTTCTAGTATTTTTAATATAGAAAAATTAAATTGGTTAAATAAATATTATCTGAATAAATTACCAGAAAAAAATATGGTTGATTTTTTAAAAAATTTTCTTTATAAGAAAAATATTAATTTAAAAAATGGACCTCAAGTTAAAAAATTATATAAAATTTTTTATAAAAGATGTAATACATTAAATGAAATAAGTAATTTATGTACAATTTTTTATACAAATCCAAATTATAAAAAAAATTCAGTTAATAAAAAATATTTAAATAGCGATTCGAAAATAATTTTAAATATATTTTTAAAATATATTTTAAATATAAAAAAATGGTCAATAAATAATATAAATGATATTTTTAAAAAAATATTATCTAAATTAGCAATGAATTTTAAAAAGATAGCAATGACTATACGTATATCTATTACTGGTTTGGAAAACACACCCCCTATTAATAATATTCTATATTTAATGGGTAAAGAAAAAACTATATATCATATTAAAAATGCAATAAATTTTATTAAATCTAATAATTTATAAATTGTATAATATATTTAAATTAATTATTTATGTATATTTAATTAAATTTAAATAGTTATAAATATAATAATAAAATATGTATTAATTTCTTAACCTAGGTGTTATTAATTGTTTTTTTATTGATGCAGATAATTCGTCTAATGATGAATTATCTGAATGTTCATTTTCTAATGGTTCTCCTGATAATTGTGCTTCCGCTAAATATGTATGTATAGGTTGTCCTGTATCATCTTCCATTACTACATGATACCATGGTTTATTGCGTAATGTTATAATTTCAGCAACTTCATCAATTTTAGGATCATGTAAAGAATATTCAGGATCAACATCGACTATAACTCCTAAAAAACCTAATAACTTATGTCTTACTTGTTGACCAATACCAAATTTACTGGTAATCATTATAAGAACCTTCTTAAGGTATATTAAAGTTTTAATAATAATTATATAATAAATTTTTTATAAATTAAATATTATTTTAAAGTTAAATATATAAAATTTTATATCTTATATTTAATTGAATTTTTTCGTAATATAACATAATATTTATATATTATAATAATTATTTAAAAAGTATTTTTAATAAAAAATTAAAATTTTATTGTAAATAAAATAAATATATGAGACCAATTACAGTAATTATTAATACTAATGCATTAAAAAATAATTTAAAAATAATAAAAAATATCACACTTAATTCTAAAATTTGGTCTGTTTTAAAATCAGATGCTTACGGACATGGTATTAAAAATATATATCCATTTATTAATGATAATAGTGATGGTTTTGCTGTTTTAACATTAGATGAAGCTATTTATTTAAGAACAAAAGGGTGTAATAAACCAATTTTATTATTAGAAGGTTTTTTTAGTGAAAAAGAATTATTTTTGATCTATAAATATTATTTAACTATTACTATACATAGTAAATGGCAAATAAATGCATTAATAAAATATAGATCATATTGTCCTATTAATATTTATATTAAAATAAATAGCGGTATGAATAGATTAGGATTTGATACAAAAAAAATTTTAAAAATAATTAATTTTATTAAAAATAATATCAATGTTTCTAAAATAAGTTTAATGACTCATTTTTCAGAAGCAACAATTAATTCTTATATGATAAAAAAACAAATAACAAAAATAAAAAAATCCATTAAAAATTATAATACTTTTTCATGTTCATTTGCTAATTCTGCTGCATTATTATGGCATAAATATAGTCATTATAATTGGATTAGAACAGGTATTATTTTATATGGTGCTTCTCCAACTGGTAAATGGAAAGATATTAAAGATAAAAAAATTCAACCAGTAATGACATTAAAAAGTAAAATTATATCTATACAAAAAATATATCCTGGAGATATTGTTGGTTATAATTGTGGATATTATTCAAATCAAAAACGCAGAATTGGAATTATAGCATGTGGTTATGCTGATGGTTATCCTAGAAATATAAATGATAAAACATTTGTTTTTATTAAAGGTATTAAAACAAAAATATTAGGTACTGTTTCTATGGACATGATAGCTATAGATTTATTAAATATTCCAAAAGCAAAAATAGGTAGTTCAGTGGAACTATGGGGTAATAATATTAAAATAGATGATGTAGCTAAATCAGCTAATACTATTGGTTATGAATTAATGTGTTCAGTATCAAAAAGAGTTCCTAGAATTTTAAAATAAATTTATGTATTTAAAATAAACATTTTATTTTATAATATTTTTTATATTTTTTATATCTATTCTAGAAAATAATAATTTAAATTTATTAATTTTATGATCTATTAAAGGTTTTTTTATATTTTGAAAACATAATTTATAATTTAAAAATGATTCAGTTTTTTTAGATAAAACTGGCATAATTGGTTTTAAATAAGTTATAATTACACGAAACATATTAATACCCATAGAACAAATATTTTGAACTTTTTGTTTATCATTATTTATTAATAACCAAGGTTTATATTTATCAATATAAGAATTAGCTATATCTGACAAAATTATGATTTGTTTAATAACATGACTATATTTACGTTTAAAAAAATAATCATGAATAATTTCAGATTTTTTAATAAATTTTAAATATAATAAAAAATTAATATTTTCAGATAAATTATTACTAAAATAATTATTAATAAAATATGCATTTCTTGAAGCTAAATTAACAATTTTATTAACAATATCACTATTAATTTTAAATACAAAATCATTAATATTTAAATCAATATCATTGATATGAGATGATAATTTAGAAGCATAATAATAACGTAAACTATCAGAATCTGAAAATTTTAACCATTTTTGAGCAGTAATAAAATTACCTTTAGATTTAGACATTTTATATCCATTTAATGTTAAATGACCATGAACAAATAATTTAGTAGGTTTTCTAAAATTTATACCTTCTAAAATAGCAGGCCAAAATAAACTATGAAAATAAATTATATCTTTTCCAATAAAATGATATAATTTCGTATTAGATTCTTTTTTCCACCATTGGTAAAAATTTAATTTTGGATTTTTATCACATAAATTTTTAAAAGTACTGATATATCCTATAGGAGCATCTAACCAAACATAAAAATATTTATTAATAGTTTTAGGTATTTTAAAACCAAAATATGGACCATCTCTAGTAATATCCCATTGTTTTAAACCTAAAAAAAACCATTCTTGAATTTTATTTTTAATATTATAATCTAGTACATCAGAATTAATCCAAGATTTTAAAAAACCATAAAATTGAGGTAAATCAAAAAAGTAATGTTCAGAATTACATAATATAGGTTTTGTTTTTGACAAAACAGAAATTGGATTTTTTAATAAAATAGAAGAATAAGTTGTACCACAATTTTCACAATGATCTCCATATTGATCTATAGATTTACAATTAGGACATTCTCCTTTTATAAACCTATCAGGTAAAAATATATTATATTTAGAATCATATAATTGCTTAATAATTTTTTTTTTTATAAAATTTTTTTTTTTTAAATTATTAAAAATTAATTTAACAAAAAAAAAATTTTCCATACTATTTGTAGAATGATAGTTATCATGAATAATATGAAAATTTTTAAAATCTAAAATATGTTCATTATATATTTTACTAATGATTTTTTCAGGTTTAATATTGAGTTTTTTAGCTTTTAACATTACTGGAGTACCATGAGCATCATCAGCACAAATAAAATACACTTCATGACCAGACATACGATTATATCTAACCCAAATATCTGCTTGTATGTGTTCTAATAAATGACCTAAATGAATACTACCATTAGCATATGGTAATGCACATGTAATTAACATTTGTTTTTTTGTAAACATAAAATTTTATATATTTTAATATAAATTAAAATTATTTTAATTAAAAAATCTAATTATAGTATTATTACAAATAGGATACAATAAATATATAGAAAATATTAAATATAAATAACAAAAAATATCTTCTTTAAGAAATTTATTATTAATAAGTGGTAATTTAAATTTCTTTTTATATGGCCAAAATAATGGAACTCCTAAAGGAGTTAATATATCTGCTATAATATGACTAAAATAACCTATAATTAAACCTAATTTCATATCAATTAAATGTATTAAATTTATATTTATTAAATAAATTAAAAAACTAAATATTAATATAGATAATAAACTATGTGTAAATCCTCTATGTCCAAATAATTTATTAATTAAATATGATAAAATTTTAATTTTACGTCCTAATATGGATTTAGGATTATCAATATCAGGTAATAAACATGTAATAATAGAAGCTGGTATTATACGCCACCAATCATCATGAAACATTATATTAGAAAAAATAAAATGTTGTATTAAAATACTACTAGAAATAGCAAATATTATATGACCTTTAACTGTCATGTTAACCTTTATATTAAATTATTTTAACTAAAATAT
It contains:
- a CDS encoding PLP-dependent transferase; protein product: MIHSYKRRTLSVYERLNTDKKYGSVLSPLYLTSTYSFKGFNKPRKYNYSRKSNPTRDSVQKIISLLKNGLGCILTSSRMAVIYLTIIIFLKPGDLIICPKDCYGDSFRLFKSLQDRGIYKIKFIAMYNKKKFLHVIKNKPKLIFMETPSNLLLRVINITYYCHKIKYLNALSVVYNTLLSSLLQNSLNLGANIVIHSCTKYLNGNSDIIIGTIITKNLNYLNKLLWCDNNIGITSSIFDSYLLLRGMRTLYPRLKIAQKNTLIIIEFLKKHKLVKKIYHPSIIDNIGHEIAKKQQKIFGAVLSFEFNGSKKMLKIFLHSLKLFTLAESFGGMESLISHSSTMTYSCITPKEIKNTGISNSLLRLSIIIENPKDLIEDLKQSFYVCIKNLE
- the gltX gene encoding glutamate--tRNA ligase, with the translated sequence MKITTRFAPSPTGYLHIGNVRTALYSWLFARKHNGSFILRIEDTDFKRSNNIFIKNIIETLKWLNIDWDKGPYLQSQRLNRYNDIITFLLKSKNAYKCYCSKEKIKKNELYQSNIKYSCGCKNIKNISQKPYAVRLYIPKNKNITFTDTIRGKITFQNNLLEDFIIQRTNGMPTYNFCVVIDDWDMKITHVIRGEEHINNTPKQIHIINAIGASIPSYTHVSVITDLSGKKISKRNNNFNILKYKEDGYLPNALLNYILRLGWSFNNKEIFSIEEMKKLFNLKNLSKSSSIFNIEKLNWLNKYYLNKLPEKNMVDFLKNFLYKKNINLKNGPQVKKLYKIFYKRCNTLNEISNLCTIFYTNPNYKKNSVNKKYLNSDSKIILNIFLKYILNIKKWSINNINDIFKKILSKLAMNFKKIAMTIRISITGLENTPPINNILYLMGKEKTIYHIKNAINFIKSNNL
- the hspQ gene encoding heat shock protein HspQ: MITSKFGIGQQVRHKLLGFLGVIVDVDPEYSLHDPKIDEVAEIITLRNKPWYHVVMEDDTGQPIHTYLAEAQLSGEPLENEHSDNSSLDELSASIKKQLITPRLRN
- the alr gene encoding alanine racemase; translated protein: MRPITVIINTNALKNNLKIIKNITLNSKIWSVLKSDAYGHGIKNIYPFINDNSDGFAVLTLDEAIYLRTKGCNKPILLLEGFFSEKELFLIYKYYLTITIHSKWQINALIKYRSYCPINIYIKINSGMNRLGFDTKKILKIINFIKNNINVSKISLMTHFSEATINSYMIKKQITKIKKSIKNYNTFSCSFANSAALLWHKYSHYNWIRTGIILYGASPTGKWKDIKDKKIQPVMTLKSKIISIQKIYPGDIVGYNCGYYSNQKRRIGIIACGYADGYPRNINDKTFVFIKGIKTKILGTVSMDMIAIDLLNIPKAKIGSSVELWGNNIKIDDVAKSANTIGYELMCSVSKRVPRILK
- the metG gene encoding methionine--tRNA ligase, encoding MFTKKQMLITCALPYANGSIHLGHLLEHIQADIWVRYNRMSGHEVYFICADDAHGTPVMLKAKKLNIKPEKIISKIYNEHILDFKNFHIIHDNYHSTNSMENFFFVKLIFNNLKKKNFIKKKIIKQLYDSKYNIFLPDRFIKGECPNCKSIDQYGDHCENCGTTYSSILLKNPISVLSKTKPILCNSEHYFFDLPQFYGFLKSWINSDVLDYNIKNKIQEWFFLGLKQWDITRDGPYFGFKIPKTINKYFYVWLDAPIGYISTFKNLCDKNPKLNFYQWWKKESNTKLYHFIGKDIIYFHSLFWPAILEGINFRKPTKLFVHGHLTLNGYKMSKSKGNFITAQKWLKFSDSDSLRYYYASKLSSHINDIDLNINDFVFKINSDIVNKIVNLASRNAYFINNYFSNNLSENINFLLYLKFIKKSEIIHDYFFKRKYSHVIKQIIILSDIANSYIDKYKPWLLINNDKQKVQNICSMGINMFRVIITYLKPIMPVLSKKTESFLNYKLCFQNIKKPLIDHKINKFKLLFSRIDIKNIKNIIK
- a CDS encoding metal-dependent hydrolase, coding for MTVKGHIIFAISSSILIQHFIFSNIMFHDDWWRIIPASIITCLLPDIDNPKSILGRKIKILSYLINKLFGHRGFTHSLLSILIFSFLIYLININLIHLIDMKLGLIIGYFSHIIADILTPLGVPLFWPYKKKFKLPLINNKFLKEDIFCYLYLIFSIYLLYPICNNTIIRFFN